One Brassica napus cultivar Da-Ae chromosome C4, Da-Ae, whole genome shotgun sequence genomic region harbors:
- the LOC106449891 gene encoding LOB domain-containing protein 10-like has protein sequence MASTPCAACKLLRRKCTQECVFAPYFPPTQPQKFIYVHKVFGASNVTKILNDLPPPSREDAVNSLYYEAEARIRDPIYGCVGLISFLQQCLKKIQQDLVTAKEELAGYIGPDAVNPQQPYLPPLANNPPPNFMMAMEGMPHGVVPQGEPLIMPEPNMPQHQHQPQDEQMQLMGTDAHRMAAMILEREDQQGMFNGYGIDNNGSVTATGFNQMDVNDHTSGGSMSGPSLALGSFGDAYQMGHETEHHISHDQLQTQLMLQPPLQEGQEKNEGQFLMQPMGQENLHEEEDEEELEPPVKWRKSESKEASY, from the coding sequence ATGGCTTCAACACCTTGTGCAGCTTGCAAGCTCTTGAGACGAAAGTGCACTCAAGAATGTGTCTTTGCGCCCTATTTTCCACCAACTCAGCCTCAAAAGTTTATATATGTTCACAAAGTCTTTGGAGCAAGCAATGTAACCAAGATCCTCAACGATCTCCCACCTCCAAGCCGTGAAGACGCTGTTAACTCCCTCTACTATGAAGCCGAGGCCCGTATCCGTGACCCAATCTACGGATGCGTGGGTCTCATCTCCTTCTTACAACAATGTCTCAAGAAAATCCAACAAGATCTTGTCACTGCTAAAGAAGAGCTTGCTGGCTACATTGGACCAGATGCTGTGAATCCGCAACAGCCTTATCTTCCTCCTCTAGCCAACAATCCTCCACCCAATTTCATGATGGCTATGGAAGGAATGCCACATGGAGTGGTCCCTCAAGGAGAACCGTTGATCATGCCCGAACCAAACATGCCTCAGCATCAACATCAACCGCAAGATGAGCAGATGCAACTCATGGGTACTGATGCACATAGAATGGCTGCAATGATTTTGGAGAGAGAAGACCAGCAAGGGATGTTCAATGGTTACGGAATAGACAACAATGGGTCGGTTACAGCCACTGGCTTTAACCAGATGGATGTGAATGATCACACGTCTGGTGGGTCGATGTCTGGACCATCTCTTGCTTTAGGAAGCTTTGGTGATGCTTATCAAATGGGTCACGAGACAGAGCATCACATCAGTCATGATCAGCTTCAGACACAGCTTATGCTTCAGCCTCCATTACAGGAAGGTCAAGAGAAAAATGAAGGACAGTTTCTGATGCAGCCAATGGGACAAGAGAATCTCCATGAagaagaggatgaggaagaGCTTGAGCCGCCGGTTAAGTGGAGGAAATCTGAGAGCAAGGAAGCTAGTTATTAA
- the LOC106448582 gene encoding zinc finger protein ZAT5-like produces the protein MEAFEELIATSKEQSLILKGKRTKRQRPQSPVHFSISPPIVSCPARDVIEEYIYLDFKENALGNNVENHKKDGVITSLSSSASWSSNNNPTTLKAKEDEEDLDIASCLILLSQGHSLPQLKIPNHETNNNNTYKFSSRRFLETSSSNGGGKADSYVYQWKTCDWTFSYFQALGGHRASHKKHKATSFYSNLDQVFLYDDMYVQMVRKNRVFVYNHICVSSFLLYDRSKEPI, from the coding sequence ATGGAAGCGTTCGAAGAGCTGATAGCAACCTCAAAGGAGCAATCACTGATCCTCAAAGGGAAGCGGACAAAGCGACAACGTCCACAATCACCTGTTCATTTCTCTATCTCTCCTCCTATAGTTTCTTGCCCCGCACGCGACGTTATAGAGGAATACATTTATCTTGATTTCAAAGAAAACGCCTTAGGCAATAATGTCGAGAACCACAAGAAGGATGGTGTGATCACATCTTTATCTTCGTCAGCCTCTTGGTCTTCTAACAACAACCCAACAACATTGAAAGCCAAAGAAGACGAGGAAGATCTAGACATAGCCAGTTGTTTGATCCTCCTTTCCCAAGGCCACTCTCTTCCACAGCTCAAGATACCTAACCATGAAACAAACAACAATAACACGTATAAATTTAGCAGCAGGAGGTTCCTAGAGACTTCTTCATCTAACGGTGGTGGTAAAGCTGACAGCTACGTTTATCAGTGGAAAACATGTGACTGGACCTTCTCTTATTTTCAGGCTTTAGGTGGCCATAGAGCTAGCCACAAGAAACATAAGGCAACCTCCTTTTATTCCAACCTTGACCAAGTTTTTTTGTATGATGACATGTATGTTCAGATGGTACGAAAAAATCGTGTTTTTGTGTATAATCACATCTGTGTGTCCAGCTTTCTTTTGTATGACCGCAGTAAGGAACCAATTTAG
- the LOC106387109 gene encoding uncharacterized protein LOC106387109, whose product MASLSLLSGGALQARCARHAHVSPRAAHATKAAPPSSSLTGASRRNLLFSLTAATVVTGLQPASMAETIPLFGIRKKLKKVEEEAVEIVKEGFETAEKGLETAEKGIEAAEKGVETAEKEIETAVSYNGLTQAGAVVAAEFVGVLVATSVVNGILGPEAQKS is encoded by the coding sequence ATGGCTTCGCTTTCTTTACTCAGCGGCGGTGCTCTCCAGGCTCGTTGCGCAAGACATGCACATGTTAGCCCACGCGCGGCGCATGCTACCAAAGCCGCGCCTCCGTCCTCCTCTCTAACCGGCGCCTCTCGCAGGAACCTGCTGTTTTCCCTGACGGCAGCGACGGTGGTGACGGGACTGCAGCCTGCATCAATGGCGGAGACTATTCCGTTATTCGGGATCagaaagaagctgaagaaggtagaagaagaagcGGTGGAGATCGTGAAGGAAGGCTTCGAGACGGCGGAGAAAGGACTAGAGACGGCGGAGAAAGGAATAGAGGCGGCGGAGAAGGGAGTAGAGACGGCGGAGAAAGAAATCGAGACGGCGGTTAGTTACAACGGATTGACACAGGCGGGAGCAGTCGTGGCTGCTGAGTTCGTGGGAGTTCTTGTCGCAACTTCGGTCGTCAACGGGATTTTAGGACCTGAAGCCCAGAAGTCGTAG